In Danio rerio strain Tuebingen ecotype United States chromosome 18, GRCz12tu, whole genome shotgun sequence, the genomic window ggaggtccgcgggcccgtgggcgacggattatctctcgctgaaaccctcagatctgcccgagtgcccgctgcagagcaggggacaactggggtggttcgcccttttgcaaaggctaaccgcgatcttgcgcaacagtcatggcatcgcaatgacgacatgaactgcccgcgagcagcgcattaacatgctggacccccagacatgtaacgcagtgcccgcgcccatcatccgaggacaggaaaccaccgcatccagaaacgcacagtcggagcgccgtcctgaaaaggacgtgctgcacgactgtgttgctctttctgtgaagtttgcaactttatacgcaccgctctggaggaccggacccaaagaacgccaggcaagggagaaacccagctcgactgtctgccgctgcgtgtacacactctggaccgggagaatgctctcgttcgctcagaaccgctggtcacagcaggaggaaccctcatcgactcgatcagaaagtctctgaagcgaaaaatgatagcgtctgctggcgccaggtgagcttatatactcagttgattgcttatgccgctcacctgcgcaggcttgcgctgccaattcattcttaattggcccgttcaatactccttcagacgagtagcttctgaaccgaacctcccatacgtggattttaacaatcaaatccacttatagtgctggagttccccccgaaggggtaCTTGTCttcttcctgtttgtttttccttGTTTCCCTACCTTTCCCAACTATGTTCTGTATGGTGTAATATTGACGTCCTGTACTCCCATTATTCCATATATGTTGCCATTTTcctaatattttggttttaactATACTTTTGATTTCTGACTTGCTGTATTTGATGTCCATGTCTATCATAGTTTGCTGTGCTGCTTGTTTAGCCAACTTGTCTGCCATCTCATTTCCACTAACCCCTATGTGCGCTGGTACCCACAATAATGAAATGATAACTCCTGATTTAATGATATTATTTCCCAACTGTACTATTTCATATATTATGTCCTGCCGTGATTCTGATACTACATTTTTTATACTCATGAGTGCTGAACTTGAATCAGACGCAATGACTGCTTTAATTGGTTTATTGTCCTCTACCCACTTTAGACCCAACCATATCGCTACCAATTCTGCTGTATAAActgctaaattattattaattctttttgtAACTTCAATTTTTAACTTTGGAATACTGAATGACACTCCTACCCTTTGTCCAATTCTTGATGCATCTGTGTATATTTCAGTTGTTTCATTGTATTTTTCCCTTATATAATTTTCCACTTGTTTACTGTCAATctcattttcttgtttttctttcattaattCAAAATCAACTTCCAAATCATCAAGCAGCCATGTGGGAGCTACTGGAAATACTATAGTGGGCAAAATTTTTAGTGTATCTTTTTccatatcatttattttttattgtattgtccATCCATAACCTTTAATGCCCCGTTTCTCTCGTTCTTGGCATTGCATCAGAACTGTCTGTGATATGTGATTGTCATTATGGCCTTTCACATGTGTGTTCCATGTGAGTCTCCTATCAAACCACAATCCTAGATATTTAAAAGATTCAACATTCTCCAAATCTTTACCTCccaatttcaattttaaatcctctcttattttctttttggtaAATAACATGGCTTTAGTTTTTTCTTGAGATATTCTAAATCCCCACTTTTCACGTCTCTCTATCCGCGCTTTACATGTGTGCGCGAATGACGTATCTGTCTGCTTAAAGAGGCTGCGCAAAAGTTTAAACTTAAATTCATTAACAGACAGTTTGAGattctctcattcattcattcattcattcattttcttttcggcttagtcccttaattaatccagggtcgccacagcggaatgaaccgccaaattatccagcacatgttttaagcagcggattcccttccagctgcaacccatctctgggaacagtTTGTGATACCTGTTGTAATTTAGTTATTTTTCGgtctgacaatatttaattggaggaacatttttttattccttatctacaatataaaatacatacaaatacatttagataCTTTTATCCTTACTATTTTAATGTGAAGAGCCATTCAACCAGCATAACAAAaaagtttctgaagacaatcacctactgcacctgtaATGAAGCACGTTATTTTAGAAGTAAGTTATAACGTATACATTTAAAGTAACCCTTTAAAGaatataataaacacacacagacaaacccCTTTGAAAACCCTCTGCTAAAGTGGCATATAATGTATTTCCAAGAACACAAGCTTCAAGTAGGCCTAgtcataaaaatgacaaaaatgtgctatttgttcattcattcattcacttagtccctttattaattcggggtcgccacagcggaatgaaccgccaacttatccagcaagtttttatgcagcggatgcccttccagccgcaacccatctctgggaaacatccacacacactcattcacactcatacactacagacaatttagtctacccaattcacctgtactgcatgtctttggacagtgggggaaaccggagcacccggaggaaacccacgcaaacgcaaggTTGATTCTTTGTTAGgctaatatattttgttttctacCATTAGTGACTGCAATTAGTTAACACATGAAATTtactatattaatttatattgtatgtatgtatcaatattacatttatatattattaatattttctgcttaatttcttatttatttatatttttaacaaataaagcTGTTGTACTGCACACAATAGTTTAACTGTTTTATACTTTTTGGACCAGAAAATCATACACTGTAACAATTAGACCTTTCAGGATAGTTCAGATGTGATGCAGTTTCAAATATAGctttaaatatatcatttaaaaagtttttctttaaattgtattttctcAGAATCTGAAATGAAGCAAATTTCGACATGCCCTATCTCAATCAATATTAAAAGTGAATCCTGTGGGACATCGAACAAAATAGCTTAATAAACGAGTACAcccaaagtttaaaaaaataaatattaaatacaaataaaaaaagagagaaaaaaccaagagaagcaaaaaacttttttttaaaaacttagttGAAATTGTGttggttgtattttatttatttatttatttattttgcaatattttgcttgaatttaattgtattcttTCAATTTCCTAATATGTTTGGTggttttaatttaacaattaacattttgattttcattaactaaagttaacaaaGGTGAATATAATGAAGTTGTTTGTCTGAGTTAATGCATCACAACAACCTGACTGGAAAGTGTTGCTAAATGCTGTATAAAAGTTTTCATATTGACACATTTTTTACAGTCAATTTATGATTGTGCTGTTTTGAAACTTTTTACACTTGAGACACATTCTcctactgtattttacatttgactgGGGTGAAATATTAACCACACCCTTGTTTTCCCAGCAAATatttacaacacacacaacaGTAGTGTAACTGACAGCCTATAATAAAGATGACACTCAACTCACATTTAGAATTACAGCTATAACAGGAGAAATGAATGCTCATCTTTTATTCACAGTGAAGATGCTGTGCATTGCCAGACTGTGTATTGCAGTTTGTGGGGTTGATTTAGGGACCTGTATCCTTCAAGGTGACGCTCAGCCACCTGCACTTTCTGAGGATGGAGACTTTATTGTTGGAGGGGCTTTTACTATTCATTACTATGTGAGGACAGAAAAGTACACCTATACTAGGAGGCCACAACCATTAGAGTGCAGTGGCAGGTTAGagtttcaataataataataataataataataataataataaacaatgctttaaattcaaacaagCCTTAATAGACAGCTGATATATGTGTACTTCAACAGCATGGACTTCAGAGAGCTGCGCTTTGCTCGTGCTTTGCAGTTCGCCATCCAAGAGATCAACAACAGCTCAGATCTTCTACCGGGCATCTTTTTAGGGTACCACATATATGACTCCTGTGGCTCTGTGCCAATGGCAATCAAGGTAGCGTTACAGCTTGCTAACGGACTAGATCCTAAATATAACGACACCGACTCCTGTGCAAAATCTGCCGCAGTTCTCGCACTAGTTGGAGATTCTGCTTCCACCCCGGCTATAAGCATTTCAAGAATATTCGGTCCTTTTGAAATTCCACAGGTGCTTGCTGAgtatataaaaagtatataacAAAACCAAAAAGAACACTAACAACTGATGATAATTACATATGACCTGTCATGTTTTTACATATAGGTGAGTCATTACGCAACATGCGCGTGTCTCAGTGACAAGCGACAGCACCCTACTTTCTTCAGGACCATCCCCAGTGATCACCATCAAGCCGCCGCACTGGCGCGGATGGTCAAGCGCTTCGGGTGGACGTGGATAGGGGCTGTGCGCAGTGATTCAGACTACGGGAACAATGGCATGGCATCATTCCTGAAAGCTGCGGAGAAAGAGGGAATTTGTGTGGAATATTCTGAAGCCTACTACAGGACCTACCCGCTCAGTAAACTGAAAAGGGTTGCGGATGTCATTCGCAGATCAACGGCTCGTGTTATCGTTGCTTTTGTGGCCGCAGGTGATATGAGATTTCTCCTAGAAGAACTGAGCAAAGAGCCACTCCCTCCAATGCAGTGGATTGGGAGTGAAGCTTGGGTTTCAGACCCACAGATGCTGCGGTTTAATTTAAGTATAGGAACGATGGGCGTTGCGGTCCCGCGATCTCTTATCCCGGGTTTTCGTAAATTTCTACTTGACCTGTCCCCATACAAGGTGTTAAAATTTCCCTTGCTGACAGAATTCTGGGAAAGCTCATTTAGTTGTAGTCTACAACAGCAGACAGATCCTTCCACTGGCATGCCCGCATGTGATGGCACAGAGGACCTTGGCAGGTTAAAGAACCCGTACACAGACACGTCCCAGTTGCGCGTCTCTAACATGGTGTACAAAGCAACATACGCTATAGCTCATGCACTCCATGGCATTGTCTGCAACGAAACACAGTGCAGCAAAAACATTAAAGTTAAGCCCCGACAGGTATGCTATAACAAGAATAATCAAACCCAAATACAACTCACAAATATAGcctacgtgtttgtgtgtgtgagtgtatttttttctttttcttctggagagggGCTGTTTTAAATTGGCTGGAATAAATGcagattcatttattatttttattttttatttttttgtaattctaatgtcaatattattagcctagttacagaacaaaccactgttattcaaTAGCTTGTTTAATTAACCGAGTTTGCATTTAACATTCTTCTTCTAACATTcacactttaaagggatagttcgtctaaaagttctgtcatcaattactcacccCTTACTTGTTCAAACCTGTTTCAAACCTTCACCTATATATagcaacaaaataatattaaaacag contains:
- the olfck2 gene encoding extracellular calcium-sensing receptor-like — protein: MNAHLLFTVKMLCIARLCIAVCGVDLGTCILQGDAQPPALSEDGDFIVGGAFTIHYYVRTEKYTYTRRPQPLECSGSMDFRELRFARALQFAIQEINNSSDLLPGIFLGYHIYDSCGSVPMAIKVALQLANGLDPKYNDTDSCAKSAAVLALVGDSASTPAISISRIFGPFEIPQVSHYATCACLSDKRQHPTFFRTIPSDHHQAAALARMVKRFGWTWIGAVRSDSDYGNNGMASFLKAAEKEGICVEYSEAYYRTYPLSKLKRVADVIRRSTARVIVAFVAAGDMRFLLEELSKEPLPPMQWIGSEAWVSDPQMLRFNLSIGTMGVAVPRSLIPGFRKFLLDLSPYKVLKFPLLTEFWESSFSCSLQQQTDPSTGMPACDGTEDLGRLKNPYTDTSQLRVSNMVYKATYAIAHALHGIVCNETQCSKNIKVKPRQVFDQLKQVNFSKNNYSVSFDANGDPVAVYELVNWQLQGDGSIDFVTVGKYDASQPEGQEFSLNKAIIWYDGSEKVPVSVCSENCPPGTRKAVKKGRPVCCYDCIPCGEGEISNKTDSPDCDKCPPDYWPSTEKDKCLPKPVEFLSWDEILGIILAVLSVSGSLLALSMALVFYKNRASPIVRANNSELSFLLLFSLTLCFLCSLTFIGQPTEWSCMLRHTAFGITFVLCISCVLGKTIVVLMAFKATLPGSNVMKWFGPPQQRLSVFGFTLVQIIICVLWLTISPPFPYKNMQHYKDKIILECSLGSAVGFWVVLGYIGLLASLCFVLAFLARKLPDNFNEAKFITFSMLIFSAVWITFIPAYVSSPGKFTVAVEIFAILASSFSLILCIFAPKFFIILFRPEENTKKHLMGKVQSKSY